One window from the genome of Strix uralensis isolate ZFMK-TIS-50842 chromosome 22, bStrUra1, whole genome shotgun sequence encodes:
- the NEUROD2 gene encoding neurogenic differentiation factor 2, with protein MLTRLFSEPSLVPDVPKFAGWAEECEEDARSEKEERAGKGCALPEEPPEGSLGESKEEGELGGDEEEEEEEEEGLEEAEGERPKKRGPKKRKMTKARLERSKLRRQKANARERNRMHDLNAALDNLRKVVPCYSKTQKLSKIETLRLAKNYIWALSEILRSGKRPDLVSYVQTLCKGLSQPTTNLVAGCLQLNSRNFLTEQGQEGGRFHGPNASFAVHPYPYPCSRLAAAQCPPAAGPGSHGLRTHSYCASAYESLYGNASPDYNSSEYDGGLSPPLCINGNFSLKQDSSSPDHEKSYHYSMHYSALPGSRPAGHNLVFGSAGMRGGVHSENIFPYDMHLPHERGPMYEELNAFFHN; from the coding sequence ATGTTGACGCGACTTTTCAGCGAGCCCAGCCTGGTCCCCGACGTCCCGAAATTCGCCGGTTGGGCCGAGGAGTGCGAGGAGGATGCCCGCAGCGAGAAGGAGGAGCGGGCGGGGAAGGGCTGCGCCCTCCCCGAGGAGCCGCCCGAGGGCTCGCTGGGGGAGAGCAAGGAGGAAGGGGAGCTAGGAggggacgaggaggaggaggaggaggaggaggaaggcttgGAGGAAGCGGAGGGCGAGCGGCCCAAGAAGCGCGGCCCCAAGAAGCGCAAGATGACCAAGGCGCGGCTGGAGCGCTCCAAGCTGCGGCGGCAAAAGGCGAACGCCCGGGAGCGCAACCGCATGCACGACCTGAACGCGGCCCTGGACAACCTGCGGAAAGTGGTGCCCTGCTACTCCAAAACCCAAAAGCTTTCTAAAATCGAGACCCTCCGCTTGGCCAAGAACTACATCTGGGCTCTCTCCGAGATCCTGCGCTCGGGCAAACGGCCCGACCTGGTTTCCTACGTGCAGACTCTGTGCAAGGGGCTGTCGCAACCCACCACCAACCTGGTGGCCGGGTGCCTCCAGCTCAACTCCCGCAATTTCCTCAcggagcaggggcaggagggcgGCCGCTTCCACGGCCCCAACGCCTCCTTCGCCGTGCATCCCTACCCCTACCCCTGCTCGCGGCTGGCCGCGGCGCagtgcccgcccgccgccggccccggctcccACGGGCTGAGGACACACAGCTACTGCGCCTCCGCCTACGAGAGCCTCTACGGCAACGCGTCCCCCGACTACAACAGCTCGGAGTACGacggggggctcagccccccgcTCTGCATCAACGGCAACTTCTCCCTCAAGCAGGACTCTTCTTCCCCCGACCACGAGAAAAGCTACCACTACTCTATGCACTACTCGGCGCTGCccggctcccgccccgccggccaCAACCTGGTCTTCGGCTCGGCGGGGATGCGCGGGGGGGTCCACTCCGAAAACATCTTCCCCTACGACATGCACCTCCCGCACGAGCGGGGCCCCATGTACGAGGAGCTCAACGCCTTTTTCCACAACTGA
- the PPP1R1B gene encoding protein phosphatase 1 regulatory subunit 1B — MDPKDRKKIQFSVPAPPSQLDPRAVEMIRRRRPTPAMLFQLSEHSSPEDESLPYQRGEGCLLKPKRTNPCAYTPPSLKAVQRIVQSHLESGLAGGDSSDGEADDPEHELAHACDPDSALEPAPGSQARAERSFFPAGPKAHKRRGGQKVSFAGGIEERGQDLKSLTVSEIPEDPEGAEGDEEEPGREQEDGGTGERRHVGFAEVPSRPIGTERHSPTFPLGTS; from the exons ATGGACCCCAAGGACCGTAAGAAGATCCAGTTCTCGGTGccggccccccccagccagcTGGACCCCCGCGCCGTCGAGATG ATCCGCCGGCGGAGGCCCACGCCGGCCATGCTCTTCCAGCTCTCCGAGCATTCCTCCCCAG AGGACGAGTCCCTGCCCTACCAG CGCGGCGAGGGCTGCCTGCTCAAACCAAAGAGGACCAACCCGTGTGCCTACACGCCGCCCTCGCTCAAAG CGGTGCAGCGCATCGTGCAGTCCCACCTGGAGAGTGGCCTGGCCGGGGGTGACAGCTCCGACGGGGAGGCCGATGACCCGGAGCACGAGCTGGCCCATGCCTGTGACCCTGACAGTGCCCTCGAGCCTG CCCCGGGGAGCCAGGCCAGAGCCGAGCGGAGCTTCTTCCCCGCCGGCCCCAAGGCGCACAAGCGGAGAG GCGGGCAGAAGGTGTCCTTCGCCGGCGGCATCGAGGAGCGCGGGCAGGACCTGAAGTCGCTGACGGTGTCGGAGATCCCCGAGGACCCCGAGGGAGCGGAGGGTGACGAGGAGGAGCCGGGACGGGAGCAGGAGGACGGCGGCACCGGGG AGCGGCGACACGTCGGCTTCGCGGAGGTGCCCTCGCGCCCCATCGGCACCGAGCGCCACTCGCCCACCTTCCCGCTGGGCACCAGTTAG
- the STARD3 gene encoding stAR-related lipid transfer protein 3: MSKPTDLQHDLERSLPAIASISTSFSQSQGFSPYCYFSPEKRKAISDVRRTFCLFVTFDLLFISLLWIIELNTKDGIQKNLENEIINYNFKTSFFDIFVLAFFRFFVLLLAYAIVKLRHWWVIAVTTLVSSAFLIVKVILSELLTKGAFGYLLPIVSFVIAWLETWFLDFKVLTQEAEEERWYLAAQAAASRSSLLYPGALSEGQFYSPPESFAGSDNESDEEGAGRKALTAQEKEYVRQGKDAMEVVDQILAQEENWKFEKNNDFGDVVYTFEIPFHGKTFILKAFLQCSAETVYQEVILQPEKMILWNRTVAACQILQRVEDNTIISYDVAAGAAGGVVSPRDFVNVRRIERRRDRYISSGMSTTHSLKPPLSKYVRGENGPGGFIVLKCPSNPRVCTFIWILNTDLKGRLPRYLIHQSLAATMFEFTFHLRQRVSELSSKP; the protein is encoded by the exons ATGAGCAAACCGACAGACCTGCAGCACGACCTGGAACGAAGCCTCCCAGCCATCGCGTCCATCAGCACCTCGTTCTCCCAGAGCCAGGGCTTCTCCCCCTATTGCTACTTCTCGCCAGAGAAGAGGAAAGCCATCTCGGATGTGAGGAGGACCTTCTGCCTCTTCGTCACCTTCGACCTGCTCTTCATCTCTTTATTGTGGATAATCGAATTGAAT ACCAAGGATGGCATTCAGAAGAACTTGGAGAACGAAATCATCAATTACAATTTCAAGACCTCTTTCTTTGATATATTT gtctTGGCTTTCTTTCGGTTTTTTGTGTTGCTGCTGGCCTATGCAATCGTAAAGCTGCGCCACTGGTGGGTCATAGCG GTCACTACGTTGGTATCCAGTGCCTTCCTGATTGTGAAGGTCATCCTCTCCGAG CTTCTGACCAAAGGGGCTTTCGGCTATTTACTTCCTATCGTCTCGTTTGTCATTGCTTGGCTCGAGACTTGGTTCCTGGATTTTAAAGTCCTAACTCAGGAAGCAGAAGAGGAACGAT GGTACCTGGCAGCCCAGGCCGCAGCCTCTCGCAGCTCCCTGCTCTACCCGGGGGCCCTTTCCGAGGGGCAGTTCTACTCCCCACCAGAGTCCTTCGCAG GGTCAGACAACGAGTCGGACGAGGAAGGTGCAGGGAGGAAGGCGCTGACAGCTCAG GAGAAGGAGTATGTCCGACAAGGCAAAGACGCCATGGAGGTTGTGGACCAAATCCTCGCCCAGGAGGAGAACTGGAAGTTCGAGAAAAACAAT GACTTTGGTGACGTTGTTTACACTTTTGAAATACCTTTCCATGGCAAgacctttattttaaag gctttcctgcagtgctctgcTGAAACAGTTTACCAGGAGGTTATTCTCCAGCCTGAGAAGATGATCCTGTGGAACAGAACAGTGGCAGCTTGCCAG atctTGCAGCGGGTTGAAGACAACACGATCATCTCCTACGACgtggcagctggggctgcaggcgGTGTTGTCTCCCCAAG GGATTTCGTGAACGTGCGCCGGATTGAGAGGAGAAGAGACAGGTACATTTCCTCAGGGATGTCGACCACGCACAGCCTCAAGCCTCCGCTCTCCAAGTATGTCAG GGGTGAGAACGGGCCCGGAGGATTCATCGTACTGAAATGTCCCAGCAACCCCAGGGTCTGCACCTTCATCTGGATTCTCAACACGGACCTGAAG